A region from the Drosophila bipectinata strain 14024-0381.07 chromosome 3R, DbipHiC1v2, whole genome shotgun sequence genome encodes:
- the mbc gene encoding dedicator of cytokinesis protein 1 isoform X1 yields the protein MSVWSDCNAKQAFGIAKCNFDQENKPHRLNLDVGDAVIILKETTHWYYGYRQKAKETRGIFPKTYIHLCEYTIVNGEFCIQRSDIVEEITKVLLEWGSIAKSYFLTTNPSFSRIRRKMNELNNNRAALISGNLPLDEIRKVKLLATNQIDTGNKLLGLDMVVRDESGDILDTNAICTTELYEQHVHAVQRIEKANRLTSDRGTTRTLNKYSHNILLHVNAFVCKFQEDSDLLFCLFDGENHKPISENYVVKWSRTGAALEQIDNNRVLFTDLSKSDLAISKMYLVCYAIRIGSMEFKESVESKRTSISMANTMLNASSRKASQLSVSSSGSSGSTGEYVIRRPFGVACKDLTPIINNADDFRGNLDLPFIMCDKDTLDGTLRKLIGNKDIGKIDSKMAVTIEVLRGDIKQIKEDFPRLVHTNVPVARKMGFPEVILPGDVRNDLYLTICSGEFSRIAKTSEKNVEVSVCVANEQGYLVPGVLSIGAGHPPIDEYKSVVYYHDDKPKWQETFKIHVPIEDFKQCHLRFVLKHRSSNEQKDRSEKPFGLAYMRLMQANGTTIPQGQHILAVYKIDHKKYDKTVANCYLELPSTTAEIQGAKPSIGGLSLLPKDHLSIGVNLCSTKLTQSVSLLGLLNWSAHKETLEQSLKALTLVPGEEVVKFLQDILDALFNILVENDDPEKYDQLVFMSIIYLIETVSDLKYQHFLTVLDVYINESFSFTLAYTKLMDVLQKNIREAISPKEKSADGNNLEESLEVRRLYKTTRYLHYVMKFVIRSRLLYTEMNCNSELDFASRLQELLRMFIDMIGCPSNLLKSEGALLKNLHIIATDLMQVFDQEPLSVSIVEILEKFPPRRLTQSKMGCIKDFVDTKLFTLPKCRAILLPVFCKHIKDHLESKEEGDSKTDIWQQEKNLSKAAKVLGQKKSQLHTCDTTANKKITECINIMNNILKLLFRSDVGPTHNDIRDVMIILLRTVMKAAQALDRDTGLVGKFFAIMLGILQRMDAQHYEYFVKDLHQHGELKVFVTEILLTFEQLVSPIQKAVFPRDWMDMIMHQNTVILGALQHLAVVITDYFLCPFEKQIWSNFFQCSIAFLVQSPLQLNDFNDNKRQIVFARYRDIRKDTAMEIRKMWFQLGQHKPKFVPQLVEPILEMSMIPEIDLRRETIPIFFDMMQCEYYSSRLELESYGDTKFNNAHHKGNFSDFKTAMIEKLDILIGAGKGDAEYKKLFEEIMLERCAAHSTLNVDGTAFVQMVTRLMDKLLEYRFIIQDESKENRMACTFSLLQFYSDVDLKEMYIRYVYKLCALHMEFENYTEAAFTLKLHANLLRWTDMELSPQLRSSKHNVCRTHRQLKEALYFDIMDYFDKGKQWECAIDMCKVLARQYEEEIYDYIKLAELLKRMAQFFEKILKELRHSSEYFRVCFYGRGFPRLLQNKVYIFRGKEYERHSDFCTRMLVQHPQAELMQTLEAPGEDITNSDGQYIQVNKVEPIMNPDCAKFNDKIISNEIVKYFTANNVQKFQFSRPFRDSSGGGHMDDVRNLWLERTELLASFPLPGVLRWFPVVETNTFKISPLERAVEIMRDTNRDVRQLVILHRSDETLHINPLTMKLNGIVDPAVMGGFAKYEEAFLVEEYLEQNPDDKELVEELKDLIALQIPLLEIAIQLHRQRAPESLKALQEHLEKCFSDMKRHVETQYGEKTCDLKIDSVVMRRTNSFLPAGFDGSYNRHSETSMGSSDSGLSKSTFLPRPQTNSIKSTLASLSFNTSSKGKDKDKTPAKRRSMKKDRDALSLPSSQWYTPPLTTITSTPEKEINTSIASLASASNSSLSGPKTPDPHVLTEELTPKRPLRSEKEKERRLSRPSSIATPTASIKNFPDTRSLSESSNRNSVETTDSTSEEDIRPPPLPAKSRDSTDFSSLHSMDWAPNGYALLSQMSNTSSSSMSTTTTLTKTSITNTTYEYLQATNFSVVNAIDGSKPRPPTPPPKPSRHSKHIP from the exons CCAAATGCAACTTCGACCAGGAGAACAAGCCACATCGCCTTAACCTGGACGTGGGAGATGCTGTTATAATCCTCAAGGAGACCACCCACTGGTACTACGGATACAGACAAAA AGCCAAGGAAACACGAGGCATATTTCCCAAGACGTACATCCATCTGTGTGAATACACCATCGTGAATGGAGAGTTCTGCATCCAGCGAAGCGACATTGTTGAGGAGATCACCAAAGTGCTCCTGGAGTGGGGTTCCATTGCCAAAAGTTACTTTTTG ACCACCAACCCCAGCTTCTCAAGGATTCGAAGGAAAATGAACGAGCTGAACAATAACCGGGCAGCCCTGATCTCTGGAAATCTTCCCCTCGACGAGATTAGGAAGGTGAAGCTGTTGGCCACCAACCAGATCGATACTGGCAACAAGCTCCTCGGTCTGGACATGGTGGTGCGCGACGAGAGCGGTGACATCCTGGACACCAATGCCATTTGCACCACCGAGCTGTACGAGCAGCATGTGCACGCCGTCCAGCGGATCGAGAAGGCGAAT CGACTGACCAGCGATCGTGGAACCACACGAACTCTGAATAAATATTCCCACAACATCCTCCTGCACGTGAATGCCTTTGTGTGCAAGTTCCAGGAGGACTCGGACCTGCTCTTCTGCCTCTTCGACGGTGAGAACCACAAGCCCATCAGCGAGAACTATGTGGTAAAGTGGTCCCGCACCGGAGCCGCCCTGGAGCAGATCGACAACAACCGGGTGCTCTTCACGGATCTCAGCAAAAGCGACTTGGCCATTTCCAAGATGTACCTGGTCTGCTACGCCATCCGCATCGGGTCCATGGAGTTCAAGGAGTCGGTGGAGTCCAAGCGGACGAGCATTAGCATGGCCAACACCATGCTGAATGCCTCCAGTCGCAAGGCGTCGCAGCTCTCAGTGAGCTCCAGCGGATCCTCCGGCAGCACGGGAGAGTATGTGATAAGGAGGCCCTTTGGCGTGGCCTGCAAGGACCTGACCCCCATCATCAACAATGCGGACGACTTCCGGGGCAACCTGGACTTGCCGTTCATCATGTGCGACAAGGACACGTTGGACGGGACGCTGCGCAAGCTGATTGGCAACAAGGACATCGGCAAGATCGACTCGAAAATGGCAGTGACCATCGAAGTGCTGCGCGGAGACATAAAACAAATCAAAGAGGACTTCCCCCGCCTGGTGCACACCAACGTTCCGGTGGCCCGCAAGATGGGCTTCCCCGAGGTCATCCTGCCGGGTGACGTGCGCAACGATCTCTACCTAACCATCTGCAGCGGAGAGTTCTCCCGCATCGCCAAAACCTCGGAGAAGAACGTGGAAGTGTCGGTGTGCGTGGCCAACGAGCAGGGCTACCTTGTGCCGGGAGTTCTGAGTATTGGGGCCGGGCATCCGCCCATCGACGAGTACAAGTCCGTGGTCTACTACCACGACGACAAGCCCAAGTGGCAGGAGACGTTCAAGATTCACGTGCCCATCGAGGACTTCAAGCAGTGCCATCTGCGATTCGTGTTGAAACATCGGAGCAGCAACGAGCAGAAGGATCGGAGCGAGAAGCCCTTCGGCCTGGCCTACATGCGGCTGATGCAGGCCAACGGTACCACCATTCCGCAGGGCCAGCACATCCTTGCCGTCTACAAGATCGACCACAAGAAGTACGACAAGACGGTGGCCAACTGCTATCTGGAGCTTCCCTCCACGACGGCCGAGATCCAAGGTGCAAAGCCCTCGATCGGTGGACTCAGCCTGTTGCCCAAGGATCATCTGTCCATTGGCGTGAATCTGTGCAGCACCAAGCTCACTCAAAGCG TGAGCTTACTGGGTCTCCTAAACTGGTCCGCCCACAAGGAGACGCTGGAGCAGTCGCTGAAGGCCTTGACCTTGGTGCCTGGCGAGGAGGTTGTGAAGTTCCTGCAGGACATACTGGATGCTTTGTTCAACATTCTGGTGGAGAACGATGATCCAGAGAAGTACGACCAGCTGGTGTTCATGAGCATCATATACTTGATTGAAACGGTGTCGGATCTGAAGTACCAGCACTTCCTCACCGTCCTAGATGTGTACATCAATGAGAGCTTCTCCTTCACCCTGGCATACAC AAAACTGATGGATGTGCTGCAAAAGAACATCCGGGAAGCCATATCGCCGAAGGAAAAGTCCGCCGATGGCAACAATCTCGAGGAGAGCTTGGAGGTGCGGCGTCTGTACAAGACGACTCGTTATCTCCACTATGTGATGAAGTTCGTCATACGATCTCGTCTGCTCTACACCGAGATGAACTGCAATTCGGAGTTGGACTTTGCCTCCCGGTTGCAGGAGCTACTCCGCATGTTCATCGACATGATTGGCTGCCCCAGCAACTTGCTGAAGTCGGAGGGGGCGCTCCTCAAGAATCTGCACATCATTGCCACCGACTTGATGCAGGTCTTTGACCAAGAGCCATTGAG cgtTTCGATCGTTGAAATCCTGGAAAAGTTTCCACCACGCCGCCTAACGCAGTCCAAAATGGGCTGCATCAAGGACTTTGTGGACACGAAACTCTTCACCCTGCCCAAGTGCCGGGCCATACTGCTGCCGGTGTTTTGCAAGCACATCAAGGACCACCTGGAGAGCAAGGAGGAG GGAGACTCGAAAACCGATATCTGGCAGCAAGAAAAGAATCTTTCGAAAGCAGCCAAAGTGCTCGGACAGAAAAAATCCCAACTGCACACATGTGATACGACTGCAaataaaaag ATAACCGAATGCATAAACATCATGAACAACATCCTAAAGTTGCTCTTCCGCTCGGATGTGGGTCCCACGCACAACGACATCCGCGACGTCATGATTATCCTGCTGCGAACCGTCATGAAGGCAGCCCAGGCCCTGGACAGGGACACGGGGTTGGTTGGCAAGTTCTTTGCCATCATGCTGGGTATTCTGCAGCGCATGGATGCCCAGCACTACGAGTACTTCGTCAAGGATCTGCACCAGCATGGGGAACTGAAGGTGTTTGTCACTGAAATCCTGCTGACTTTCGAGCAGCTGGTGTCGCCGATCCAGAAGGCAGTATTCCCCAGGGACTGGATGGACATGATCATGCACCAGAACACGGTGATCCTGGGAGCTCTTCAGCACCTGGCCGTGGTCATTACGGACTACTTCCTGTGTCCGTTCGAGAAGCAGATCTGGTCGAACTTCTTCCAGTGCTCCATCGCCTTCCTGGTGCAGTCTCCACTGCAACTGAACGACTTCAACGACAACAAGCGGCAGATTGTGTTTGCCCGCTATCGGGATATTCGCAAGGACACCGCCATGGAGATTCGGAAAATGTGGTTCCAACTGGGCCAGCACAAGCCCAAGTTTGTGCCGCAACTCGTCGAACCCATTCTGGAGATGAGCATGATCCCAGAGATAGATCTGCGTCGGGAGACGATTCCCATCTTCTTCGACATGATGCAGTGCGAGTACTACAGCTCTAGACTGGAGCTGGAAAGCTATGGGGACACCAAGTTCAACAATGCCCACCATAAGGGGAACTTTTCCGACTTTAAGACGGCGATGATCGAGAAGCTGGACATCCTTATTGGAGCTG GCAAAGGTGATGCGGAATACAAGAAACTCTTCGAAGAGATAATGCTGGAACGCTGTGCTGCTCACAGCACTCTCAACGTGGATGGTACAGCCTTCGTCCAGATGGTGACCCGACTCATGGACAAACTCCTGGAGTACCGCTTCATTATTCAGGACGAGAGCAAGGAGAACCGCATGGCTTGCACATTCTCGCTCCTGCAGTTCTACTCGGATGTGGATCTCAAGGAGATGTACATCCGGTACGTGTACAAGCTGTGCGCCCTCCACATGGAGTTCGAGAACTACACCGAGGCGGCGTTCACTTTGAAGCTGCACGCGAACCTTCTGCGCTGGACGGACATGGAACTCTCTCCGCAGCTACGGAGCTCGAAACACAACGTTTGCCGCACCCACCGCCAGCTGAAGGAGGCGCTGTACTTCGACATAATGGACTACTTCGACAAGGGCAAGCAATGGGAGTGCGCCATCGACATGTGCAAGGTGCTGGCCCGCCAGTACGAGGAGGAGATCTATGACTACATCAAGCTGGCGGAGCTCCTGAAGCGAATGGCTCAGTTCTTTGAGAAGATTCTGAAGGAGTTGCGTCACAGCTCCGAGTACTTCCGTGTGTGTTTCTACGGTCGAGGATTCCCACGTCTGCTCCAGAACAAAGTCTACATCTTCCGGGGCAAGGAGTACGAACGGCATAGTGACTTTTGCACCAGGATGCTGGTCCAACATCCGCAGGCGGAACTCATGCAAACACTAGAGGCCCCGGGCGAGGATATAACCAACAGTGACGGCCAGTACATTCAGGTGAACAAGGTGGAGCCCATCATGAATCCCGACTGTGCCAAATTCAACGACAAGATCATCTCCAATGAGATAGTCAAGTACTTCACCGCCAACAACGTGCAGAAGTTCCAGTTTTCGCGCCCGTTCCGCGACAGCAGCGGTGGCGGCCACATGGATGATGTGAGGAATCTGTGGCTGGAGCGTACGGAGCTACTTGCCAGCTTCCCCCTGCCGGGAGTGCTACGCTGGTTCCCCGTCGTCGAGACAAATACCTTTAAGATCTCTCCTCTCGAGAGGGCGGTGGAGATTATGCGGGACACGAACCGCGACGTCCGACAGCTGGTGATTCTCCACCGAAGTGATGAGACCTTGCACATTAATCCGCTGACCATGAAGCTGAACGGCATCGTGGACCCGGCGGTGATGGGTGGCTTTGCCAAGTACGAAGAGGCTTTCCTAGTTGAGGAGTACCTGGAACAGAATCCAGACGACAAAGAGCTGGTAGAGGAGCTGAAGGATCTGATTGCCCTGCAGATTCCGTTACTGGAGATAG CCATTCAGTTGCATCGGCAACGAGCACCCGAAAGCCTAAAAGCCCTGCAGGAGCACCTGGAGAAATGCTTCTCCGACATGAAGAGGCATGTGGAGACGCAGTACGGCGAAAAGACCTGTGATCTGAAGATTGACTCGGTTGTGATGCGCCGGACCAATTCCTTCCTGCCAGCGGGATTCGATGGCAGCTACAACCGCCATTCGGAGACCAGCATGGGATCATCAGA TAGCGGCCTGTCCAAGTCAACCTTTCTGCCGAGACCGCAGACCAACTCCATCAAGTCAACGCTTGCCAGCCTCAGTTTCAACACCAG CAGCAAGGGTAAGGACAAGGACAAGACACCGGCCAAGCGGCGCTCCATGAAGAAG GATCGGGATGCTCTCAGCCTGCCCAGCAGCCAGTGGTATACGCCACCTCTGACCACCATAACCTCAACCCCTGAGAAGGAGATCAACACATCCATAGCGTCGCTAGCAAGCGCCTCCAACAGTTCACTGAGCGGTCCAAAAACTCCAGATCCTCATGTCCTGACCGAAGAGCTGACGCCAAAGCGTCCCCTGCGTTCGGAAAAGGAGAAGGAGCGCCGACTTTCCCGGCCGTCCAGtattgccacgcccactgccAGCATCAAGAATTTCCCAGATACACGCTCTCTATCCGAGAGCAGCAATCGCAATTCAGTTG AAACCACTGATTCCACATCCGAGGAGGACATCCGACCGCCGCCGCTGCCCGCCAAGTCACGTGACTCCACAGACTTCAGCAGCTTGCACTCCATGGACTGGGCGCCCAACGGATATGCGTTGCTGAGCCAAATGAGCAAtacgagcagcagcagcatgaGCACTACAACGACCCTGACAAAGACCAGTATTACCAATACCACGTACGAGTATTTGCAGGCCACGAACTTCAGTGTGGTGAATGCCATCGATGGCAGCAAGCCGCGTCCTCCGACGCCGCCACCGAAGCCGTCGCGTCACAGCAAACACATTCCATAG